The following proteins are encoded in a genomic region of Populus nigra chromosome 16, ddPopNigr1.1, whole genome shotgun sequence:
- the LOC133675551 gene encoding uncharacterized protein LOC133675551, translating into MDETRTNMPFESVASDSTLIVNGTSSSQEKTEISATYSWSHSTEIDHAAAAIQKYYKGFRARRILSVMNEAAAIRIQKHYRGFRTRRNLADSIIAAELLWQTTLSDIQKMGPVPSVNIESEKHIVSLLKWVDTRFEKYGSNLSSDQLALLHCLETMDPLLRYSHENSPFFYLIWGDQCFSGSWKFDSYKIGDLKRGESLFTTGKPTSVELRMDTTSSTQHGISDLTRAWQTWKGALQHWLEVIDPRHRVGHNLNFYFQIWMTVRSGQPFFYWLDAGDGKTVDHLACSRKKLRQERNTYLEPVSESKVVESIMSLVPRSNNQREHDQASNNQPAHNGPAGGFNQKDLLRRIFYAVNLLFEIATSVLDYLSSQQRQPRYALSGMILSITVMAISLIQLAYTGGKEGVSLQRKIWIPWFYHPAPSNKPFGDPVQVVELFFSVSQCVFAIIAYHYLSRDQNNPAQFCIYPIAFAFCLLCLSFKRREP; encoded by the exons ATGGACGAGACAAGAACCAACATGCCTTTCGAGAGCGTTGCATCTG ACAGCACTTTAATCGTCAATGGTACAAGCAGCTcccaagaaaaaacagaaattagCG CGACTTACTCCTGGAGCCACAGCACTGAAATAGATCACGCCGCCGCAGCTATTCAAAAATACTATAAAGGTTTTCGGGCTAGACGAATCCTATCAGTCATGAATGAAGCTGCCGCAATTAGGATTCAAAAACACTACAGAGGTTTTCGGACCAGACGAAACCTAGCAGACAGTATAATTGCGGCTGAGTTACTATG GCAAACGACCCTGTCTGATATCCAAAAAATGGGTCCAGTTCCATCTGTAAACATCGAGAGTGAAAAACATATCGTGTCACTCTTGAAATGGGTAGACACAAGATTTGAGAAG TATGGTTCTAATCTATCCAGCGATCAACTGGCCCTACTACATTGTTTGGAAACT aTGGATCCCCTGCTTCGTTATTCTCATGAGaattcaccttttttttatctgatcTGGGGCGATCAATGTTTCTCGGGGAG TTGGAAGTTTGACTCATATAAAATTGGTGATCTAAAGAGAGGAGAATCATTATTCACCACTGGAAAGCCAACATCTGTTGAACTAAGAATGGATACGACATCATCAactcag CATGGGATATCTGACCTCACGAGGGCTTGGCAGACCTGGAAAGGAGCCTTGCAACATTGGCTGGAAGTT ATTGATCCACGCCATCGGGTTGGACACAATTTAAACTTTTACTTTCAGATCTGGATGACTGTCAGGAGCGGCCAACCTTTCTTCTACTG GTTGGACGCTGGCGATGGAAAAACAGTGGACCATCTGGCATGCTCAAGGAAAAAGTTGCGTCAGGAACGCAATACATATCTTGAACCA GTAAGCGAATCGAAGGTAGTTGAATCCATTATGTCCCTGGTTCCCAGGAGTAACAATCAACGAGAACATGACCAGGCAAGTAACAATCAACCAGCACACAACGGGCCGGCAGGTGGATTCAATCAAAAG GATCTATTGAGAAGAATCTTCTATGCTGTGAACCTTCTGTTTGAGATTGCAACTTCGGTTCTTGATTACTTGTCTTCTCAGCAGCGTCAACCCCGGTATGCGCTAAGTGGTATGATACTGTCAATCACCGTCATGGCCATCTCCTTGATTCAGCTTGCTTACACCGGTGGAAAGGAAGGGGTTAGTTTGCAGAGGAAGATCTGGATACCTTGGTTTTATCATCCAGCTCCATCTAACAAGCCTTTCGGAGATCCTGTTCAAGTTGTGGAATTGTTTTTCTCCGTCTCTCAATGTGTTTTTGCAATAATTGCCTACCATTATTTGTCTCGAGACCAAAACAATCCCGCTCAATTTTGTATTTATCCTATAGcctttgctttttgtttgttGTGTCTCAGTTTTAAACGACGCGAGCCATGA
- the LOC133675266 gene encoding uncharacterized protein LOC133675266, with the protein MSDSQNSTPATFHGDDKMEEDSGSMGLLGEVVGVGDRIQEEQMHTGNKEPSLNSHDPVNHVNTVTTAEPPFKIFSKSLSRTDLENRLSIPVSCLHFFRVPEGSNQIEFQAIDTLGKPWSFKLSLRSGVYPKPVITGEWLSFVRDKGVKVGDTVTIFQQNNGTNEGQYSISVSRKIFNVLATLPA; encoded by the exons ATGTCGGATTCTCAGAACAGCACGCCAG CAACGTTTCATGGTGATGACAAGATGGAAGAGGACTCTGGATCTATGGGATTGCTTGGTGAAGTTGTGGGTGTTGGTGATAGAATCCAGGAAGAACAAATGCATACCGGGAATAAGGAGCCCTCTTTGAATAGTCATGATCCTGTAAATCATGTTAACACAG TCACAACAGCGGAACCACCATTTAAGATCTTCTCAAAAAGTTTGTCTCGGACTGACTTAGAGAATAGACTGAGCATTCCTGTAAGTTGTCTGCACTTTTTCCGAGTGCCTGAAGGTTCAAATCAAATTGAGTTCCAAGCAATCGACACTCTTGGTAAACCGTGGAGCTTTAAGCTATCCCTTCGTTCTGGAGTGTATCCAAAACCTGTAATCACCGGGGAGTGGCTTAGTTTTGTGAGGGATAAAGGTGTCAAGGTAGGTGATACCGTAACAATATTTCAGCAAAATAATGGAACTAATGAAGGCCAATACAGCATTTCAGTGTCCAGAaagattttcaatgttttggcTACTTTGCCAGCTTGA
- the LOC133675370 gene encoding acetyl-CoA-benzylalcohol acetyltransferase-like — MFQSPLLYLPNIFYYPSSTGGDNIERSKQLQKSLSEALTIFYPFAGRYIDNSLIIDCNDEGAEYVETQVSGFLSQLLEGGELETELRNRLAPIPHRPADGPIVLVQFNMFECGAVAIGVCIKHRAADASSVFAFINAWATAARLGVDKVRTPSFQLASFFPPRDIPTFTPNFGEKKAEIQKRFVFNTAAISKLKAVASANINGSRQPTRVEVVTAIMWKALTMVARAKHGRLRPSLLVHSFNLRGKTAMPVPDNSCGNFTNPALARFTADDDENKVELHHFVDRVHDGIRKRVTDSAKISSDDDLFSSVVNTKTEMIEAFHRSDADFYMFNSWCRMPVYEVDFGWGNPGWFSAVAVPGHNMFHFMDTKDGDGIEAWVSLEEDDMLLFQENPDIKAFTGQE; from the coding sequence ATGTTTCAGTCACCTCTTCTATATTTACCTAACATTTTCTACTACCCATCCAGTACTGGTGGAGACAACATTGAAAGAAGCAAGCAATTGCAAAAATCATTATCGGAGGCCTTAACAATCTTTTACCCCTTTGCTGGAAGATACATTGATAACAGTCTCATAATTGATTGTAATGACGAGGGAGCTGAATATGTGGAAACCCAAGTAAGTGGCTTCCTCTCACAacttcttgaaggaggagaacTTGAGACCGAGCTTCGGAATCGTTTGGCTCCAATTCCACATCGACCTGCAGACGGCCCTATAGTATTAGTTCAGTTCAACATGTTTGAATGTGGTGCGGTGGCCATTGGTGTATGCATCAAACACAGGGCGGCCGATGCCAGTTCAGTATTTGCATTCATTAATGCTTGGGCTACTGCAGCTAGATTAGGGGTTGATAAAGTACGTACCCCAAGTTTCCAGTTAGCTTCCTTCTTCCCACCAAGAGATATACCTACTTTTACCCCAAACTTTGGAGAGAAAAAGGCTGAGATTCAGAAGAGGTTTGTGTTTAACACTGCAGCCATATCGAAACTGAAGGCTGTTGCGAGTGCCAATATTAATGGATCGCGCCAGCCGACACGAGTGGAGGTCGTGACAGCAATTATGTGGAAGGCTCTTACAATGGTGGCTCGAGCGAAACATGGTCGGTTAAGGCCTTCCCTCTTGGTACATTCATTCAACTTGCGAGGGAAGACTGCAATGCCTGTACCAGATAATTCTTGTGGGAACTTTACAAACCCGGCACTTGCACGTTTCACAGCAGATGATGATGAAAACAAAGTGGAACTTCATCACTTTGTAGATCGTGTTCACGATGGAATAAGGAAGAGGGTAACAGATTCTGCAAAGATTTCAAGTGATGATGACTTGTTTTCTTCGGTGGTCAACACCAAGACTGAGATGATCGAAGCATTTCACAGAAGCGATGCAGATTTCTATATGTTTAATAGCTGGTGTCGGATGCCGGTGTATGAAGTAGATTTTGGCTGGGGAAATCCTGGTTGGTTTAGTGCAGTGGCTGTCCCTGGTCATAATATGTTTCATTTCATGGACACTAAAGATGGTGATGGAATTGAGGCATGGGTGAGCTTGGAAGAAGATGACATGCTGCTTTTCCAAGAAAATCCTGACATTAAGGCATTCACGGGCCAAGAATAA